In Burkholderia sp. NRF60-BP8, a single window of DNA contains:
- the lpxA gene encoding acyl-ACP--UDP-N-acetylglucosamine O-acyltransferase, translated as MTRIHPTAIVEPGAQIDESVEIGPYAIVGPHVTIGARTTIGSHSVIEGHTTLGEDNRIGHYASVGGRPQDMKYKDEPTRLVIGNRNTIREFTTIHTGTVQDVGVTTLGDDNWIMAYVHIGHDCRVGNNVILSSNAQMAGHVEIGDFAIVGGMSGVHQFVRIGAHSMLGGASALVQDIPPFVIAAGNKAEPHGINVEGLRRRGFSADAISALRSAYRVLYKNSLSLEEAKVQLRELAQAGGDGDAPVKALVEFIDASQRGIIR; from the coding sequence ATGACCAGGATTCATCCTACCGCGATCGTCGAGCCGGGCGCGCAGATCGACGAATCGGTCGAGATCGGCCCGTACGCGATCGTCGGCCCGCACGTCACGATCGGCGCGCGCACGACGATCGGCTCGCACAGCGTGATCGAAGGCCATACGACGCTCGGCGAGGACAACCGCATCGGCCATTACGCGTCGGTCGGCGGCCGTCCGCAGGACATGAAGTACAAGGACGAGCCGACCCGGCTCGTGATCGGCAACCGCAACACGATCCGCGAATTCACGACGATCCACACGGGCACCGTGCAGGACGTCGGCGTGACGACGCTCGGCGACGACAACTGGATCATGGCCTATGTGCACATCGGCCACGACTGCCGCGTCGGCAACAACGTGATCCTGTCGAGCAACGCGCAGATGGCCGGCCACGTCGAGATCGGCGACTTCGCGATCGTCGGCGGCATGTCGGGCGTGCATCAGTTCGTGCGCATCGGCGCGCATTCGATGCTGGGCGGCGCGTCGGCGCTCGTGCAGGACATTCCGCCGTTCGTGATCGCGGCGGGCAACAAGGCCGAGCCGCACGGGATCAACGTCGAAGGGCTGCGCCGGCGCGGTTTCTCGGCCGACGCGATCTCGGCGCTGCGCAGCGCGTACCGCGTGCTGTACAAGAACAGCCTGTCGCTGGAGGAAGCGAAAGTGCAACTGCGCGAACTCGCGCAAGCGGGTGGCGACGGTGATGCGCCGGTGAAGGCGCTCGTCGAGTTCATCGACGCGTCGCAACGCGGCATCATCCGCTAA
- the fabZ gene encoding 3-hydroxyacyl-ACP dehydratase FabZ — MSTEKINLDIHKILTLLPHRYPILLVDRVLELEPHKGIKALKNVSINEPFFQGHFPKRPVMPGVLILEALAQAAALLTFAEEQPKDPENTLYYFVGIDGARFKRVVEPGDQLILNVTFERYIRGIWKFKAVAEVDGKVAAEAELMCTVKTADAAP, encoded by the coding sequence ATGAGCACTGAAAAAATCAATCTCGACATCCACAAGATCCTCACGCTGCTGCCGCATCGCTACCCGATTCTGCTCGTCGACCGCGTGCTCGAACTCGAACCGCACAAAGGGATCAAAGCGCTGAAGAACGTGTCGATCAACGAGCCGTTCTTCCAGGGGCACTTCCCGAAGCGGCCGGTGATGCCGGGCGTGCTGATCCTCGAGGCGCTCGCCCAGGCCGCGGCGCTGCTGACGTTCGCGGAAGAGCAGCCGAAGGATCCGGAGAACACGCTGTATTACTTCGTCGGGATCGACGGTGCCCGCTTCAAGCGCGTGGTCGAACCGGGCGACCAGCTGATCCTGAACGTGACGTTCGAGCGCTACATCCGCGGCATCTGGAAATTCAAGGCGGTGGCGGAAGTGGACGGCAAGGTGGCGGCGGAAGCCGAACTGATGTGCACGGTCAAGACGGCCGACGCGGCGCCCTGA
- the lpxD gene encoding UDP-3-O-(3-hydroxymyristoyl)glucosamine N-acyltransferase: MALTLEELVKRFGGEIAGDAQCTVGGLAPLDQAGPQQLAFLANPKYLSQVETTRAGAVLIAPKDLEKLGAAATGRNFIVTPNPYAYFARVAQMFIDLATPPRAAGVHPSATIDPAAQVAATAVIGPHVTVEAGAVIEDGVQLDANVFVGRGTTIGAGSHIYPNASVYHGCRIGPRAIIHAGAVIGSDGFGFAPDFVGDGDARTGSWVKIPQVGGVTIGPDVEIGANTTIDRGAMADTVIEECVKIDNQVQIGHNCRIGAYTVIAGSAGIAGSTTIGRHCMIGGAAGIAGHVTLGDYVIITAKSGVSKSLPKAGIYTSAFPAVDHGEWNKSAALVRNLDKLRERIKALEAALAAQGGAHA, translated from the coding sequence ATGGCATTGACGCTCGAGGAACTCGTAAAGCGGTTCGGCGGCGAGATCGCCGGCGACGCACAGTGCACGGTCGGCGGCCTCGCGCCGCTCGACCAGGCAGGCCCTCAGCAACTCGCGTTTCTCGCGAACCCGAAGTACCTGTCGCAGGTCGAGACGACCCGCGCCGGCGCGGTGCTGATCGCGCCGAAGGATCTCGAAAAGCTGGGCGCGGCCGCCACCGGTCGCAACTTCATCGTGACGCCGAATCCGTACGCGTACTTCGCGCGCGTCGCGCAGATGTTCATCGATCTCGCCACGCCGCCGCGTGCGGCCGGCGTGCATCCGAGCGCGACGATCGATCCGGCCGCGCAGGTCGCCGCGACCGCGGTGATCGGCCCGCACGTGACGGTCGAAGCCGGCGCGGTGATCGAAGACGGCGTGCAACTCGACGCGAACGTGTTCGTCGGTCGCGGCACGACGATCGGCGCCGGCTCGCATATCTATCCGAACGCATCGGTGTACCACGGCTGCAGGATCGGGCCGCGCGCGATCATCCACGCGGGCGCCGTGATCGGCTCGGACGGCTTCGGCTTCGCGCCGGATTTCGTCGGCGACGGCGACGCGCGCACCGGCAGCTGGGTCAAGATCCCGCAGGTCGGCGGCGTGACGATCGGCCCGGACGTCGAAATCGGCGCGAACACGACGATCGACCGCGGCGCGATGGCGGATACCGTCATCGAGGAATGCGTGAAGATCGACAACCAGGTGCAGATCGGCCACAACTGCCGGATCGGCGCGTACACGGTGATCGCCGGCAGCGCCGGCATCGCGGGCAGCACGACGATCGGCCGCCACTGCATGATCGGCGGCGCGGCGGGGATCGCCGGCCACGTGACGCTCGGCGACTATGTCATCATCACCGCGAAGTCGGGCGTATCGAAATCGCTGCCGAAGGCCGGCATCTATACCAGCGCATTCCCGGCCGTCGACCACGGCGAATGGAACAAGAGCGCCGCGCTCGTGCGCAACCTCGACAAGCTGCGCGAGCGCATCAAGGCGCTCGAAGCCGCGCTCGCCGCCCAGGGCGGCGCCCACGCCTGA
- a CDS encoding OmpH family outer membrane protein, protein MCALTVALALGAATVHAQDVARIAAVNSDRILRESAPAKAAQTKLEAEFAKRDKDLQDLAARLKSMSDSLDKNGTSLSAADRAQKQRDLAQLDTDFQRKQREFREDLNQRRNEELAAVLEKANKVIKQIAEQQNYDLIVQEAVYVSPRIDITDKVLKALASGSAN, encoded by the coding sequence ATGTGCGCGCTGACCGTTGCGCTGGCCCTGGGCGCGGCGACGGTGCACGCACAGGACGTCGCCCGCATCGCGGCGGTCAATTCGGATCGGATCCTGCGCGAGTCGGCGCCCGCCAAGGCGGCGCAGACGAAGCTCGAAGCCGAGTTCGCGAAGCGTGACAAGGATCTGCAGGATCTCGCGGCACGTCTGAAGTCGATGTCCGATTCGCTCGACAAGAACGGCACGTCGTTGTCGGCGGCCGATCGCGCGCAGAAGCAGCGCGATCTCGCGCAGCTCGACACCGACTTCCAGCGCAAGCAGCGCGAGTTCCGCGAAGACCTGAACCAGCGTCGCAACGAAGAGCTGGCTGCCGTGCTGGAAAAGGCGAACAAGGTCATCAAGCAGATCGCCGAGCAGCAGAATTACGACCTGATCGTGCAGGAAGCCGTGTACGTCAGCCCGCGCATCGACATCACCGACAAGGTGCTCAAGGCGCTCGCGTCCGGCTCGGCGAACTGA